In Nicotiana tabacum cultivar K326 chromosome 19, ASM71507v2, whole genome shotgun sequence, one DNA window encodes the following:
- the LOC107768219 gene encoding respiratory burst oxidase homolog protein B-like: MEIENISDSDSIRRVGFSGPLVSGKRSSRFNDNESYVEITLDVRDDSVLVQNIKGADQESALLASRLEKRPNTLGSQLSFHLRQVSKELKRMTSLNKFHKMDRSKSGAARALRGLQFMNKNVRTEGWSEIETRFDKLAVNEMLPKSLFGQCIGMKESSEFAEELFDALARKRCITSPSVTKAELREFWEQITDTGFDARLQTFFDMVDKDADGRITQEEVKEIISLSASANKLSKIQQNADEYAALIMEELDPDNVGYIELYNLETLLIQAPSHSTNLSTNSRVLSQMLSQKLKPTKEPNPIKRCTRRLEYFIEDNWKRIWVMVLWLSICAGLFTWKFIQYKRRAVFDVMGHCVSVAKGGAETTKFNMALVLLPVCRNTITWLRSRTKLGKIIPFDDNINFHKVIALGIAVGVGLHAISHLTCDFPRLLHATDEEYEPMKPFFGDERPNNYWWFVKGTEGWTGVVMVVLMIIAYILAQPWFRRNRLNLPSTIKKLTGFNAFWYSHHLFVIVYVLFIIHGYFLYLSKKWYKKTTWMYIAVPMILYACERLLRAFRSGYKAVRILKVAVYPGNVMAVHMSKPLGFKYTSGQYIFVNCSDVSSFQWHPFTISSAPGDDYLSMHIRTVGDWTSQLKILFSKVCEPPTGDQSGLLRADIAKADYKPRLPKLLIDGPYGAPAQDYKKYDVVLLVGLGIGATPLISIVKDVLNNIKQQKDLEDGLIESGTKKSPFATKRAYFYWVTREQGSFEWFKGVMDEVSQNDQEGLIELHNYCTSVYEEGDARSALITMLQSIQQAKSGVDIVSGTRVKTHFARPNWRQVFKHVTINHPDQRIGVFYCGPQGLVGELRHLSQDFSHKTGTKFEFHKENF; the protein is encoded by the exons ATGGAGATAGAAAACATAAGTGATTCTGATAGCATCAGGCGTGTAGGATTCAGCGGTCCATTAGTTAGTGGCAAGAGAAGTTCAAGGTTCAACGACAATGAATCCTACGTAGAGATCACTCTTGATGTTAGGGACGATTCAGTTTTGGTTCAAAACATTAAAGGTGCTGATCAGGAATCAGCATTATTAGCTAGCAGGCTTGAAAAGAGGCCTAATACACTTGGCTCTCAGCTTTCTTTTCATCTAAGGCAAGTCTCAAAGGAACTAAAGAGGATGACTTCTTTAAACAAGTTCCACAAAATGGATAGGAGCAAATCTGGTGCTGCTCGTGCTCTACGAGGACTTCAGTTCATGAACAAGAATGTGCGAACTGAAGGCTGGTCTGAAATTGAAACACGATTCGACAAACTTGCTGTTAATGAAATGCTCCCTAAATCATTGTTTGGTCAATGCATAG GTATGAAGGAATCAAGTGAGTTTGCAGAAGAATTATTTGATGCTCTAGCTCGAAAGAGATGCATCACATCTCCATCAGTGACCAAGGCTGAGCTGCGCGAATTCTGGGAACAAATAACAGATACTGGCTTCGATGCCCGGTTGCAAACTTTCTTTGACAT GGTGGACAAAGATGCAGATGGGAGAATTACTCAAGAAGAGGTGAAAGAG ATCATCAGTCTTAGTGCTTCTGCAAATAAGCTCTCGAAAATCCAACAGAATGCAGATGAGTATGCAGCTCTCATCATGGAAGAATTAGATCCAGACAATGTTGGATACATTGAG CTTTACAACTTGGAGACATTGCTTATTCAGGCCCCAAGCCACTCGACAAATCTCTCAACAAACAGCAGAGTTCTGAGTCAGATGCTCAGTCAGAAGCTTAAGCCCACCAAAGAGCCAAATCCCATAAAAAGATGCACAAGAAGGCTGGAATATTTCATTGAGGACAATTGGAAGAGGATTTGGGTGATGGTTTTGTGGCTGTCAATTTGTGCAGGACTCTTTACATGGAAATTTATTCAATATAAACGTCGGGCTGTCTTTGACGTTATGGGCCACTGTGTCTCTGTAGCAAAAGGAGGTGCTGAAACAACAAAATTTAACATGGCTCTAGTTCTTTTGCCAGTTTGCAGAAACACCATAACTTGGCTAAGAAGTAGGACAAAGCTTGGGAAAATAATTCCCTTTGATGATAACATCAATTTCCACAAG GTGATTGCATTAGGAATAGCAGTTGGTGTAGGCCTGCATGCAATTTCACACTTAACATGTGATTTTCCTCGGCTATTACATGCCacggatgaagaatacgagccaatGAAGCCATTTTTCGGAGATGAAAGGCCAAACAACTACTGGTGGTTTGTGAAAGGCACGGAAGGATGGACCGGTGTTGTGATGGTGGTCCTTATGATCATAGCCTATATACTAGCCCAACCATGGTTTCGTAGGAACCGACTTAATCTCCCATCAACAATCAAGAAACTTACTGGATTCAATGCTTTTTGGTATTCCCATCACTTATTTGTTATAGTCTATGTCCTCTTCATTATCCATGGATACTTCCTCTACCTCTCCAAGAAATGGTACAAAAAGACA ACATGGATGTACATTGCGGTGCCTATGATACTATATGCTTGTGAACGTCTGCTTCGTGCATTTAGGTCCGGGTACAAGGCAGTGAGGATTTTGAAG GTAGCTGTATACCCTGGAAATGTAATGGCAGTGCACATGTCTAAGCCTCTGGGCTTTAAGTACACGAGTGGACAATATATCTTTGTGAATTGTTCCGACGTTTCTTCATTTCAATG GCATCCTTTTACCATCTCCTCAGCTCCAGGAGATGATTACCTAAGCATGCACATTCGAACAGTGGGCGATTGGACATCTCAACTCAAAATTCTCTTCTCTAAG GTTTGTGAGCCTCCAACTGGTGACCAAAGTGGCCTTCTAAGAGCAGACATAGCGAAGGCCGACTATAAGCCTAG ACTGCCAAAGCTCTTGATTGATGGCCCCTATGGAGCACCAGCACAAGATTACAAGAAATACGACGTAGTCCTCTTAGTAGGCCTTGGCATTGGGGCAACCCCATTGATAAGCATAGTAAAAGATGttctcaataacatcaaacaacaaaaGGACTTAGAAGATGGCCTAATAGAGAGTGGCACTAAGAAAAGTCCTTTTGCAACCAAACGAGCCTACTTCTATTGGGTAACTCGCGAGCAAGGCTCGTTCGAGTGGTTTAAGGGTGTGATGGATGAGGTCTCTCAGAACGATCAAGAAGGTCTAATTGAGCTCCACAACTACTGCACCAGCGTTTATGAAGAAGGCGATGCCCGGTCTGCATTAATCACAATGCTTCAATCAATCCAGCAAGCTAAGAGTGGCGTCGACATTGTCTCTGGGACAAGGGTCAAGACTCATTTTGCTAGACCAAATTGGCGCCAAGTTTTCAAACATGTTACCATTAATCATCCTGATCAAAGAATTG GAGTATTTTACTGTGGTCCACAAGGTCTGGTTGGAGAGTTAAGACATCTGTCTCAAGATTTCTCACATAAGACAGGCACAAAGTTTGAATTTCATAAAGAAAACTTCTAG